The Lacerta agilis isolate rLacAgi1 chromosome 16, rLacAgi1.pri, whole genome shotgun sequence genomic sequence TGTCAAGGCCGGGACCTGTCTCAATATGTTGCAGGATGCAACATGTAGAGAAACACTGCCCCCTGGTGTCAGCAAAGATGCTAAAAAACTGAGTCGACactcattgtcaaaacaaaacaaaataaaaatttccttccagtagcaccttagagaccaactaagtttgttcttggtatgagcttttgtgtgcatgcacacttctcagaCACTTGttagcttactagctgctttgcttctcaatattctctggttggcctatgttattttctcctactgatggaCTCTAGAAGGGCTCTtttgtaccccataagggaataagggcaaaTTTTGTTTACAactcctcctaggagctttcaaCATAAAGGGCAAACTACATGTTATACACAACTGTGTTTTAACTTGAGCTCACCATGACGTTACTCAGAAATTTAGGCCCAAGTGGAACAACCTGGCAGCCCAGCTGCAGTCCCATCCTGCAGAGCAGGCAAATGGCACAGATTGCACATTCACCCTTTGCATGGGGCATCTGAGAGCAGAGACGACATGGGAGTGCAGTATGCATCCTTGGGCCACCTCAACCTGGAAGAGGTGGGGTGTGCATCAAGGGTGCCTTTCTTGGGGGCCCTCACTGTGTGAAAGAGCACGTGCTGtacaggcagaaggtcccagcttcaaatCTACACTTAGGATTCAGCTACGCTCatcaattatataattataactgcattataaacatgtgacaccagatggcgatgtagaGCTGTGATCCCTCACCAGTGGGGTTTTGCATTGAGAGCTTTTATAGCATTTTCCCCTacagcggtttttttttttttaaatcaatgtagATCCAGTCTAAGAAGGGATCAGGAGCTGCTGCTGCGAAAGACCATTGCCCAACacaccttggagagccactgacagTAATAATAAGCAACACCACATTTGCAGCAACTCCACAATGCAGGAACAGGCACCAATGCCAGTCCTTAACCAAGTTCAGGCCTCCATTTGGAGTGAGCTCCGTGGAAGCCTCACATCTGACCCAGGAAAGAGGGGAGTGGGATATTTAGAGGCAGGGGCAGCCCACAGGATTCTGGAACATGGTTCTGTTTCCCAAGATGCTTGTACAGCGGTCACACTTCTCCATGCATTTTACTGTTTAATTCTGTCTTACTAGGGTCTATTCCTTTTTTAGTTCTAATAGAAATGTTGTTTGGGTCATGTTTTtatcattttatattttgtgtttgtaTCAGGCAGTGATTGAACCACCTTTAGTCTTAATTTTCTCTGCACCGCCTTGATATGAAACATTTAATTAATGAAGGGCAGCTTAAAATCCTTCACAAATAAAGAAATGTGTCCCACTTCACAGACAACAGCCATTCATTGGAAACACTGCCTGGTCCTGATCCACTAGAAGAACTATAAGGAGGGAGACGGCCTTGAAGTTGTCCAACAGCTGGcaaacatctggacagcagaTGAGCAAGCATTCAAGTCAATGTAAAGATCTCCACTGCATTCCCAGAAGCCTGCTTTTAAATTTGAAAGCATAGCTCTCTGAATAAACATACTTGCAGTCATCAGAAACAGATTGTGCCTGAGGAGCGCATGCTAGAGATGATGAAAACCTGGCTAAGAAAGGCATAAACTTACCATAAAAAACCACAACCCCACTATAGAGGGAATGAGACTTATTCAAGGCTTCAAGTTATTAGAGATTCCACAAGCATCATtattcaattttaaaaatattatcacCATTAGCAATATATCACCAGGCCCAGATCAGCTGCTTTCCCACAAACCTTAGGGATAgaagacaggggggggggggaaaccaagctTACTCATTAATGACCTTTATACCTCCCTGCTCCCTGTCCATCAAAGTCAAATAGACACAGCTGATGGCGATTAAAAAGCCCACACCTTGTCTCTGATGGGAGGTGACTGAAAGGGAGCTCCCCAATGGATCAGTAGTACTTTAGGCCTTACAAAAGATAGATACTTCTGTGTCCTTGTCTCACTGCATGTCCAATCCAACTTGGGCATCCTTGCCATTAGTTAGGATGTGGGGTGCTGCAACAAAATGTAGCAGTGTGTCCCTGATCTGCATATGTTAGCTGGGCCTGTGGCTGAGGGCCCTGGCAGATAAAAGTTAGAACCAGAGACGGGAGTTTTTGCTCAAACTTGGATCTATTCTTATTACTGTTACTATTTTGCATTTAAAGTATTTACCTATTATTCAAAGTCTTATTACAAGGGCACCCACTCTACATGAACTCAACAGAGCATGAGGCTCCCCAATGGAACAGATTACTTCCtttggtcgggggggggggatcagggaGGGTGCAACTGTATAACCACTCTCACTGCCCTGCAGGGATGGCATGATGGAATAGTCATTAATTAGTAAGTCACTCTTTCCCAACCACATCCGACCTACAATATGAACTGCATTTGCTTTGGAATTTGGATCACCAGCCTTTCCTTATACAAAGGGTCCCTTTAATGCATATGTTTATCCAAAGATTTCAGGGCCATTTACAACAAAAACAGATAGTACACACAATGTACCACCTGCTATTAAAGAGGCAGGAGTCTTGCCTTCTTTTGCCTCTTGAGGTGACTCAATTTCTATGAGTATCTCTCACTTCCATCCCTTGCTTGGGTCATCCCGGAATAGATTCTCAGTGTGCAGTAGGAAATGACCTGGTATCTTTCCCTCTGACGTCCTGTTCCAGCTACTCCAATGTACTCCATGCTATTTTGCCCTGCACACACAGGCCGAAGGTGGCATTGCTTTGTTTCTGGACTGCCAAATGTTGGTAGTGGTAGTGACATAACTGGAACTTGGTGGAATGGGCTGCATTGCGGGACATGCTCCCTGCGCTGCCATGATGGCTCCCCCTGCTCCATTGGAAGAGGAAAGATGCAGCGGGAACAGAATGGCTCTGAGCAGCAGGAGGGCAAGGAGTAAAAGCAAGACATTATCAAAAGGAGCAGGCTGTTCCTCCACAGAACTGCTGCAGATAGCAAAACCAGGCTAACTAAAGGATTTAATTCTGAAAACATTTCAGCTGCATGCATATAATActtttaaataaagcaaattatgttcctcaaagaatcctgagaactctagttttttaagggtgctgggaattgtagctctctagGAGTAAATGACAGTCCCCAgggttatttgggggaagccacgtgcTTGAAATTTATGGTTTGTGGGCAGCCAAAATGTTAGTTTAAATATTCTCCATACAGCTTTCCCATTGAAATTGTGATGTTTTCCAGCAGCAGtgacccttccccacccccaggtgtCCCTATTCTAAACCTATCCACACACAAAGAGGCAGGAGGCATTTTTCAGAGACAAAAAAAGAATTCACCATTTTATTTAAGTTGCGTTAATTATGCTAAAAAGGCAAGGAGCTCTCTTCCTCTTTGTCGTAAAAAAGGTAGCCATCATTTTCAGGCACCTGGGAGGTAGAAAGGATCTGCCAGAGGACAGCCAGGAAGCAGCCCCTGCCTGCCTTGATGAGTCTTCAAAGTGACAATGGACCAGGATGGTCCAGAATCTGAGCAGCCACAGCTGTGTCTCTTCAGGGGTGAGCCACCTGCCATCCAGTCCGCATGGCACCCTTGGAAGGACACCCCTCCCCATAACATCACAGGAGGGGGCATTCCTCAAGAGGCCTGAGCTCATTCAGCTTCCGCTTTGTGATCTCCAGCCGGACTCCGTGGTAGATGAGACCCTTCCAGAGCCCACCTTTGTTCAGCATCACCACATCCCCATTTGATTTCACCTTTTGGATGACAGCTGTGAAGGACACAGTAGCCGTAGAATTTCTGTGGACAACAAGCTTGGCCAATACTTCAGTGTGGGGGGGCACCAGCACCTCCTGGGTGAGCCTCTGATTAATATACCTTTGCACAAGGACGGTCCGGTCATTGTTCTCAGTGTACTCCAAACGAGGCGTTGCATCTTCAACAGTGAAGTGGCAGGAAGTTTGCACACCAAGCCCCCACAGACTGTTCCAGAAAACGGTGTCTGCAACGGTCGTCTCCCAAGTCATGTCGAAAGTGTGCTGCACTGCTGCTTCCCCCCGGTTGGCGTAGACCTGCTTGCCCACCACAGAGTGGTGGTATATCATGTGAGAGAGATCGCCTGTGATCACCCTCAGTATTTTGAACTTTGGGGGGAGGAGGTCTCCAATCAGGGGGCGGAAATAGCAGGAATCATCAGCGACCAACTTGGCTGCTTCAACTGAAGTGAACCCTCTATATGTCCTGGTCAAGAACAGCCCATTGTAGGCCCGGAAAGCTACCCTATTGCCCTTGTAAAAGACGTCAAACTGCAAAGATGGATCTTCTGAGTACTGAACAGGCTGGATGGGAAAGTTTACGGGGTTTTCTCCTATAGCCACTGCAGCGAGATACTTCCCTGCCCAGTTTCTCAGCATAACCTTTCCCATAGGCAGACAAGTGACCCAGAATTTGCCAGATGCCAACTTTTCAATTAGGCCCTGTATGGCCCATGTGAATTGGCCATCCAATGAGTCCCAGATCAGGTTGTTATCCATCTGGAAAGCCACCCCTTCTTCTGCATCAATGTAGGCTTCAAGTTGGCCCAGGCCTTTGGAGACTCTCCGCAAGCAAAGCTGAAACAATAATAGATGGAAACTCATGTCAGGGGTATAGTGCAAGCTTGTGGGTTGGTTATTCCCAATAGACTCCTAATTCAGTGTCTGCCAGTGTCTCTGATCCTGATCTTTGAATCAAACTTTGGACAAAaacatctggtgccctccagatgttgcaggactacaactcccatcctccccgtCATGCTGGTTGGGTCTTTTTAGAGTTATAAATTGAAAACATCTGCAGTGCAGCAGGTTGGACAAggttgctttaaaacaaacattcaGAAATAGGTTGTCTTATCGCCATGGAGTTCATTGAGCTCCATGGCCAAAGAAGGATGTAAATCTGGGTGCTCCCACTCAGGGATGGGCAACCCCTGTCCCTCCAGTTGTTGTGGGGCTTCAAGCATCCATCAGCTTCAGTCAATATGCACCAGAATAAGTTCACCGATTCTGCATCCCTGCTCTAGTCACAGTGGTGCAGCTCCCTCCTGTGTCAGCCATGCCTGTTGGGCTGGATGAACCAGTGTGACAAGACACTGCCTCAGCAAAACTATTAAAAGCTATTAGGTTAACCTTCTCAGACGTTTTGAAACTTACCCTGAGACCACTGCCCCTAGTTCAAACATGCATGTAGGACATAAGTTGGCAAGTCCCAAAAAtggagcactctgcacatgctccacaCCCATCAAGTGGGGACACCCCATGATCCCAAATATGCTTGCTTGAAATTAAACCCCAGTGAAGCGAAATTAGACCAGCTTAGGTCTGCAGTCGTTAATATTCCATTTTCAATCTGCCTGTGATTAAGCAATTTGATCTGCTAAgaggcaaaaaaaacccccaaccaccccaaaacaaaacaaaagttttcCAACACCCTGAAATTGTATAGCTAATCACTGCAGATAGGAAGAGGAGCAATGGCATAACTACAATGTGGGAATCACCAAAGACATGCTTCTCCGGGTCACAATTCTTTTCTTTGGTACTCTGGGATCCACCACACTTGCCTTTTGCACCATGCTTCCTAGGTGataggtctgtgctttaaagttctgtgtccaagggctacacacacacacctggcactttccccaggaaaacctgctctttaatgctgaatcagaacacATGATAATTCAGGTTTTTCCAAGATTGCCATTTCCTCCAAATCAGCAGTAAAAAGCGGGTTTTCGTGGGGAAAGTGCCAGggtaagaaaaagaaagcacttgGGAAATGTGACACAAAAGAAATTCTGGATGAGCCCTCAAGCCAGAGTAAACATCAGCTCTCAGAAGCTTTCAACATCCAGGGCCAAACCACACCCTAGACACTCACTCTCTTGCACCAGAAACCATTCTCCAAATGACCATCAGTAGAAAGGCAAGTGTTTGGTCTCACAGTTCCACCAATTTAGCCAgggcaggatttaggtttgatgaggccctaagctactgaaggtaatggggccttttatatgtccagctgtcctttgtcaacaaattgtcactgtttttgtgtgtggaatatacTGTATGCTACTgtatatagtaatttatggacctaataggtatctaatgccatttgcacataacaaaacatgtattttatcaaagtaattgttgaactgaaatacaatttagaagtatattaatagtggatctttggggggggggccaagagagtggggccctaagatatagcttgtttagcatatACATAAATACGGCAAGTTTTTTTTGTGCGTTGTCACCAGTTTAGAAGCTTTAATTGTCCCTCTCAGTGAGTCCCTGGTAAGCTAGATTTGTCAGGTTCATCCACAACACTGTTGAGAACCATAATGGAACAAGTGGGGGCTGAGTTGCAGCCCCATCCTGTGGAGCAAGGCAAGCTCCACAGAGCTACAAGTTTGGGCTTCTACCATGACAAGCAAGAGCAGGACCGTGCTAGCATCCCACTCTGAAAGAGATTGCACCCAAAGATTTGATGCCAGAAAATGGTGGTAAAACCAGGGGGAGAAATTTACAAAGCAGAAGCTACCCAAAAAAAGTACTACAAAACTCCTGCATGGCTTCCAAGGATTAGAGATTGCACAAGCATAATCATGGGGGAAGGGGTGTACTTACCATGAACAAGCTACCACAAGGCACACCTACAAATCCTTCCTGGCAGAAGACACTGGGTGGAGAGGTGGGGAAACCAAGCTTCCTTATCAAGGGCCTTTTATACCACCCCCCAAGACCAATTTCAATGAGATGCAAAGGGACACAGCTGATTGCAATTGAAACCACACTCTCTACCTCTGATGGGATGAGAATAAGAGGGAGGTCCCAAATGGATGCACCATATTATACTCTAAGGTTTGACAAAATGTCCTTTTGTGGACATAAATGTTGGCAAATCTGACCTAGCTTAGGCATTCTGGCATTAGTTGGGATTTGGACATTGCAAGGAAATGTTGCAGTGTAACAGTGACAGGGCACaagagggacaaatgtcaggttctgcacttaggtaggaagaaccagctgcacaaatataggataggggacacctggcttactagcagtacatgtgaaaaggatttaggggtcttggtggaccacaagctgaacatgagtcaacagtgtgatggagcagcaaaaaaagttaatgctattttaggctgcatcaacagaagtctagtgtccagatcaagggaagtaatagtaccactctattctgccatgGTCAGACAAACAcctggatgttgacaagctgaaacatgtgcaaaagagggcaaccaagatgatcaagggtctggaaatgaagccttatgaggagtgcttgaaggaacTGGGTGTGTTTAGGCTGgacaagaggagactgagagtagatatgacagccatcttcaagtatcttaagggctgtcaaatggaagagggagcaagcttgttttctcatgttctggagggcaggactcgaacccatggcttcaagtagcaagaaaggagattccaatgaaacattaggaaaaactttcctAAGGTTTCAttggaagtaagagctgttcaacaatgaaacagtctccctcagaaggtggtggactctccttccttggatggtCTTGAGCAGAGGTTggctctgtcatggatgctttagttgagattcctgcattgcagggggttggactagatgacccttggggtccctggGCTTGTGGCTGAGGGCACTGAAAATAAAAGAGAAGCAGGAGTTCCTCCTCTAACTTGAGCCTCCAATTACAATGTTGGGTCCAGGTCCAGAAGTACCCTCAAGCTTTGACCCCACTCCTTGCAGGGGACTGCacctctgtcttgccaggattcagtttcaatttatatattattcaaaGTCTTGTCAAAAGGGAAATCACGAGAGCACGAGGCTTCTGCATGTAACTGTTTGCTTTTTTAGGCCTGGGAGGAGAATGGAAGGAACaatttaacattattttaaaaaacaaaacaaggcagtCTAAGCAATATATAACTCTATAATATAATTAGGTTTAAGTTGTGACATCCGCAGGGAACATAAATGGCTTTAGTTGCACCtgccccaatctccaagtggtgctagattccagggtttgtgtttcctttaagAACGAGGAATTTTGTATGAAAACTGTTCTAATGCAAGTTTACTAAGAAGTAAGTGCTACTATATTCCATAGGATTCACTCACAAGTAGGACTGAGGGAAAAAGTTgattcagtacacatttaaaggtaaatgtacctaATTTGCAAACCCAAACACAGCTgtgctttgaaattcacacttctacaAATTTGCTCATAAATAATGCACatactaggataaagtgtgcataaaaatgcatatatttgtgaaaataatataccaaaatgcattgcattaggggaaattgctttgcaaaaatgcatatattaggagaaaattgcagaggatatttttttaaaaatgcaagacctgaagaaagagacaatgcacatactgTGCATTGGAAATACAGAAAACTTAAAATtgggaaaatgaaaaaatgagagaaaccaaatTTGACAGCTTCATTCATCCTTACTGCATAGTGGACTGCAGCCTGCTGAAACCTTTTGGCAAGGAGGTTGTTCTTTTTTGGGCGCCAGAATTTCTCCTGCCTTAAGCAGCCACTCTCTCCACAACTGAGTTACCTTCCAttgctggctcctcctcctcctccagcttctaGTCAGTGTCATCGGAAAAGGCCGATAATGAAAAAATATTGGGGCTTCccaccttggttttggaaggctttggttttggaacagacttccagaatggattaagtttgagaaccaaggttgttgttgttgttcagtcgttcagtcgtatccaactcttcgtgaccccatggaccagagcacgccaggcacgcctatccttcactgcctctcgcagtttggccaaactcatgccagtcgcttcgagaacactgtccaaccatctcatcctctgtcatccccttctgcttgtgccctccatctttcccaacaccagggtcttttctagggagtcttctcttctcatgaggtggccaaagtactggagcctcagcttcaggatctgtccttctagtgagcactcagggctttctttgagaatggataggtaccaaggtaccactatacatatttcccacccacccctttggtCCCTTAAGTTATATAgatattcaataaataataacctGGTATCCACCCTCCCAGATGTGTGGTTTCATGTAAACCTGACTCACGTCATGCCTCTTAAGGCTATTTGCAAGTGAAGCCATGCCCATAGGTTGACATGCGATATCATATACCTGTACAGTAAAAATAACACATATCACATTCTCTCATTAGATTACTTATGTCATTCTAGCGCTCTGGGAGAGAATTCTTTCAATAATGGTCTACCCTTTAGGCTTGGCAGGAGGATCCAATAATTGGAAGTTGCAGTTTGGTGTGCTTCTGTTTTCTTAGGTGTCAAAGTTAGCTCTCTCCTGGTATCGCACCTTCAACACAGCAACAACCATCCTCATGAATCCCTGGTGTTAGGGCTTTCATTGACCATGTCACCTCCCACCCAGCACAGGTTTGGACATGTTGTGAGATAATACTAATAACCACTAaaagcggtgaaggtcctgtgtgagtgtctggaggcggttggaggatggatggtggctaacagattgaggttgaatcctgacaagacagaagtactgttttggggggacggaGCGGGCAgttatggaggactccctggtcctgaatggggtaactgtgcctctgaaggaccaggtgcacaacctgggagtcattttggagtcacagctgtccatggaggcacaggtcaattctgggtccagggcagctgtctaccaactccatctggtacgcaggctgagaccctccctgcctgcagactgtcttgccagagtggtgcatgctccagttatctctcgcttggactactgcaatgcgctctatgtggggctacctttgaagctaGACtcttgactgggagtggccgccgagaccacataacactgaaagacatacattggctcccagtatgtttccgggcacaattgaaaatgttggtgctgacctttaaagccctaaatgtccttgacccagtatacctgaaggagcgtctccacccccatcattcagcctggacactgaggtccagcgccgagggccttttggtggttccctcaccatgagaaatgaagctacagggaaccagacagaggaccttcttggtagtggcacccaccctgtggaacgccctcctatcatgTTTGTGCATAACATGGCATTGCCCTGGCCTTTCCACGACTTCTCTGTTGAGTGTGTTTGGTgcagttttggctacataagcacaAGAAGACTCAAATGGGTTAATAAGGGGACGTTCCTTGCCCATCCTTGCAGTGAGCTATCTCTCAGGTGAGTGCACTCGTTCAGGCAAGGAAAAATGAATTTGTCTATGCAACATTTTCTAGGCTCATATCTGTATCTCTAAATTCATACCATGTTCAtgaacaggagtcagcaaactttttcagcagggggccagtccagttcctcagaccttgtggggggctggactatattttttttttgggggggatgaacaaattcctatgccccacaaataacccagagatgcattttaaataaaagcacacattctactcatgtaaaaacacgctgattcccggaccgtccatgggccggattgagaaggcgattgggctggatccggccgcCGGGCCTGAGTTTGCCTACTAATGTTCATGAACATCAAGTCAGAGCAGAGCCGCATATTACATGCATATAACAAGATGGGATGACCATTTCTATCTTACTGAATGCAAACCTGCTTTCAAAGAGAGGGATTTGAAGTGAAAAAGCACCAGAGTTGTTCCATTGCAATCCCTCCTCTACAAGCTTGTCTTCTTCTTGCAAggttataaatgcaaatattggaagggggaagggggaaggcaggtgggagggagagatttGCAATAGAAAAACTGTGGGTAGTGGAAGGGCGCACTCTCCCATATGTACTTCTCTGCTCCAAATGACCTCTGCCCCCAAGTCTGCCTCTGACTGGGGGCTGAGGACAACTAAAATGAAATGAGCATCCCTTTTATGAGCTGCTTGCATCTTTTCCACAGGTTTCTCTTTGTCAGAAACGTAATGTAGATGGATggacctttgctctgatccagcaggactctccttTTGGGCTTGAACAGCCATTGCTGTCATTTCAGCATCAGAACTGGACTAGCTTGCAActcattgtgatttttttcttcCTGGTCTATGTATTGTGCCTGGTAGTGCCATTGTACAGAGGTTGATAGGATATCTTTTTACATTCTTCGTTGGTCCATAACATGGTCAGTGGGTGAGCTGAAGCAATTTGCTCTGCTACTAGCTGCATTTACTAGCAGTGTGTTGGCTTCAGTtgcgtatacagtggtacctcgggttacagatgcttcaggttacagactccgctaacccagaaatagtacctcgggttaagaactttgcttcaggatgagaacagaaatcgtgttctggtggAACAGCGGCAgtgggccccattagctaaagtggtacctcaggttaagaacagtttcaggttaagaatggacctccagaacgaattaagttcttaacccgaggtaccactgtatatagatgcATGGTTCTGCCATTTGGCAGCGTGGTAggtatttatcatcatcatttatcatcatcatggtatctgaagaagtgtgcatgcacacgaaagctcataccaagaacaaactcagttggtctctaaggtgctactggaaagaatttcctaagTTCATCTTAGTTTGGGTAGTTCGCAAGTTTTTGTGGCATCTGGCAAGTAATTGTCTCTTGTTTATAACACTGATAAATGTTATAAATTTTTCGCCAACGTGCTGCAGGAGTCGTATTACCCCCCCATTaagcaaaacaatagaaatacttaacttacagaccaatcacgtcggttctgccccccccaacagaagtcctccccccccccaacaaagtcctgacccccaacaaaaaatcctggctacgcccattgGGGGctggcttttgttgggggggggcacaacctaagatttgtattgaattttactgattcagtccccccccccgcctcccctcgGTTACGCCCATGGGCTTGGCCAACCTGGCCGTGCAGGCCAAATGGAGGAGTCTTGGTGCGTAGTATTAGGTGGGGCTCGTATACcagggaagggagcccatctccTAAAACTccgctgccttgcgggacatctttgggagaagaggcTACggatggactggatgacccttggggtcccttccaactctgctgacTGTATTCTGTGATTCCACAACACGCCGTTCCGGCGAGGAAGGAGTTAAGCGcctttccctgccccacccccagggagtTCCCTCCTCTGCTTGCGACGTCACCGCCCGGGCCCCGCCCACTTCGAACGCTCGTACAAGATGGTGGCAGCTTCGCGGCGGCAGGTAGGAAGTTCCCCTTCCTCTGGGTTTCCGCGCGTCCCGCTGCTCCCTGGGggtcgggcgggcgggcgggcgggcggggagaGGGGCCGGGGCGGGACCCGGGTCACGACCCCCCTCTCCGGGGCCCTGGGACCTTCGTGACTAGGATGGGGGGCGCTTTGCGAACGGAGGCCCTTCGGTTCGCAGGACACGCGCACACCCGTGTTCCAGGGAGCGGGGAGGGGCGCGAGGCGGTCGTGGGAATCCGAGAGAGGCGCGCGGGGGCCCTTTCCCCGTTAGGATGGCGGAGGTGGGGCAGGTGAATCTGGGAGTGAGGGCTGCCAGGCTGTGTGGCAAGgaaggagtggggtgggtggggccccTCGGTGCGGTGGAGCCGCCTTCCGCCTCCAGCTGTGCTGAGGAAAATATGATGAGGCGATGGAGGCCTAGCGGTTGGAGCCGCAGGGTGACGTggccctgcctccccaccccacccccccggaaTGCCGCCCGACTGGCCTGCAACTCGCCTGTGGCGGGGGCTTTGAGAGGCTCGACCTGCCTCTCTCTCCTGTGAGGGCCAGCCCAAGACGGTTCAGCACCTggctgaggcgaaccacaaaaggCAAGCGGCCCCGCGCCCCACCccggccagggaagaaggggtgagtggagATCTACAGTGGGAACAAGCCGAGACCAGAGATCTTCCTCGGGGCCTGCTGCCCCTGTGCATCCTGCCACCTTAGCTGggtgcctcaccttgcctcacgggtgggccagccctgtctcCTACTCTTCCCTGGTTGGGTTGAGGCCCAAGTCGACCTCTGCCTCAGCTGGGATGAGTGCTGGTGGCCAGGGCCTGTGCTTCTTGGCCTGAGGGGTCCCTTTCACCCCCAGGCTGCAAGGAACGCTTCCCTGTTTAAAAGCAGCCACTGTGGACGCAGCTGCATTTCATGCAGAAAGtgtgcagagtggggggggggggatgtgatgctttccagatattgtcagactccaactcccatcagccccgaccagcatagccaatggtcaggacaATTG encodes the following:
- the LOC117060757 gene encoding uncharacterized protein LOC117060757, translating into MLCLRRVSKGLGQLEAYIDAEEGVAFQMDNNLIWDSLDGQFTWAIQGLIEKLASGKFWVTCLPMGKVMLRNWAGKYLAAVAIGENPVNFPIQPVQYSEDPSLQFDVFYKGNRVAFRAYNGLFLTRTYRGFTSVEAAKLVADDSCYFRPLIGDLLPPKFKILRVITGDLSHMIYHHSVVGKQVYANRGEAAVQHTFDMTWETTVADTVFWNSLWGLGVQTSCHFTVEDATPRLEYTENNDRTVLVQRYINQRLTQEVLVPPHTEVLAKLVVHRNSTATVSFTAVIQKVKSNGDVVMLNKGGLWKGLIYHGVRLEITKRKLNELRPLEECPLL